GAAGTTATCATTACGGATCAGGTGATGCCCGGTATGAAAGGCGCCGATTTTCTGGAATCGGTCCACAAACGGTCTCCAGATTCGATCAAAATTTTGCTCACCGGTCAGGCCGGTTTGGATTCCGCCATCCACGCGATAAATTTCGGGGGATTGAGCAGATACGTGGAAAAACCCTGGAACATAGAGGATCTAACAAAGGATATCCGATCTTTGATAGAGAAGTTCCGGCAGAACCTGGAGAATCAACATTTAGTCAATGAGCTTAACAGAAAAATTAAGGAACTCGAAGAAGAAAACCGCAAACTGCAGCAGACAGGCGAATAATAATCCCCTGGAGCGTTCCCGCTTTTTTTCCAAAACTGAAAAAGGGTTAATTTCCCTCGGAAGCATTTATGCTCTCTCCTTGGTGCTTTGCTTTCTTTCCTTCCACGAAATTTCTTCCAAAGAAGCTCCACCTAAGCCTAAATACACGGAAGAACAGATCCGCAAAAAGAAAGAAGTTCTCTACCAGATCCTAAAATACGGGACCACAAAAGAAAGAGCTAGCGCTCTCAGAGAACTAGAAGATTTTCCAAAAGAAGAAGCAGGAGAATTGTACGATCAAGTCGGAGTGATCCTTTCCAAGGATCCGGATTGGTCCATGAAGATCTATGCACTTCGAATTTCCAGCATTCTAAAACTTACCCAATTCGAAAATAAGATCATCGCATTATT
Above is a genomic segment from Leptospira johnsonii containing:
- a CDS encoding response regulator, whose translation is MNKGYIICVDDEVSVLETLQEQLHNEFGKTHEIETARSAEEALALLDEIQASGYVIEVIITDQVMPGMKGADFLESVHKRSPDSIKILLTGQAGLDSAIHAINFGGLSRYVEKPWNIEDLTKDIRSLIEKFRQNLENQHLVNELNRKIKELEEENRKLQQTGE